GGTTTCTGCAGTTATGGAATTGATGTCGGTAATATTAAAACTCCGGCAGAAAAAGCAAAATGCGTAATTGCACAAGTAAATAAAAATATGCCGAGAGCGCTCGGAAATAGTTTTATTCATGTAAACAAAATTGATTTCATTGTAGAGGTTGATGCGCCGTTAAGCGAGCTTCCGCAAATTGATCCGGATGCGACACCCGAAACGCTCGAGATTTATGACAAAATTGGTCAGCATGTTGCTGAAATGATTGAAGATGGTTCAACTCTTCAAATGGGAATTGGTGCAATACCGGATGCAGTTCTTAAATATCTACATAACAAAAATGATCTTGGTGTTCATACCGAAATGTTCTCTGATGGGTTGATAAAACTTGTTGAAGAAGGGGTTGTCAACGGTGAAAAGAAAACTCTGCATCTTGGTAAAATAATTGCCGGTTTTGTTCTTGGTACAAAACGCGCTTTCGATTTTATTGATAACAATCCTGTCTTTGAATTCCATCCGCAAGAGTACGTTAATGATCCATTCTTAATCTCTAAGAATGATAAGATGGTTGCAATTAATTCTGCAATAGAAATAGATCTAACCGGACAAGTTTGTTCGGACTCTATAGGAACAAAATTTTTCAGCGGTATCGGCGGTCAAGTAGATTTTGTCCGCGGCGCCGCGCACTCGGAAGGTGGTAAGCCGATAATAGCGTTACCATCGGCTACAAAAGATTTAAAATTTTCTAAAATTGTTTCAACTTTAAAACCCGGTGCCGGAGTTGTTACTTCTCGCGGAGATGTTCACTATGTTGTAACAGAATATGGTACTGCTTACTTATTCGGAAAGAGTATACAGGAAAGAGTCCGTGCTTTGATCAATATTTCACATCCGTTATTTAGAGATGAGCTTTCTGAGTTCGCCAAAAAAACTTATCACATTTAAACAGAAAATTTATGATTGCAGTTATAGGTGATATCCACGGTTGTTATTATACTTTAGCATCACTCTATCAAAAAATTATTTTTTCTTACCCCAATATTCCAATTTACACTGTCGGCGATTTGGTGGATAGGGGGAATCACAGTTGCGAAGTTTTCAACTTCATTCTTGAGAATAATATTATTTTTACTCCCGGCAACCACGATTATATGTTTTACCATTTTTTCAAAGAACCTCAAAGTGTATTTGCGCGTTCATGGTTTTTTAACGGTAATGAATCAACTCTGGAATCTTATGAAAACCGAGAGAAAGAAATGTTTCAACATGTGGAAGCGATAAGACAGGCTCAGCTTTATTACAATCTTCCAGATTGTTTTATTTCACATGCCGGAATTTCTGCTCAATATGAAAAATACTTGCCTTCAAATTACCGTGATAATCTTGATATAGTTGATTCGTATATTAAAAATGATTTGCGCAGCGACCGTGGAATTCTCTGGACGCGCGATTCATTGTTGAATATTGGAAAGTTGCAAATTGTTGGGCATACAACTAAACACGAGATAACACTGGTTGAAGACTCTAACACTGTGTATATTGATACTGGAGTTTTTCTAGGAAATAAACTAAGTGCGGTTATAGTGCATGAGAGTAATATTATAGCTACCCTCGAAGAAAAAACTCATATGGAAGATATAATCAAGTATTAATTTTTTATGCGGCACAGTCGGCTCTAATATTTTTATAAACGGACATTACCTTAAATTTAAGCGGGGAAATTTTACCCAAAAAAAAGATTGCCAATTGATTATTTTTTAATAAATTTTGACTCGGAAAAGGAAGGAGGTTATATATAGAAGTATTTTACTATTAATAATTATTCGCGAGACTACTATTTCTCTACTCAAAAATAACTTACATCTGGGATTCAAACTTATTTTGGTTCCCTTTTTTATTATTGCCGTTTCTGTTTTCTTTGGTTTCAGAGATACAGATAACCTAATTAGCAAACCGCTTCTGTTTGATGACTTCATCAACCATTTTTCTCCAATTTATAACTCTAGCTCATTGCCGGGTAATTCTATAACCGATAATCAAGATAATTTTGATTTTCGAGGTTCTTCATTTGGCATACCCGACTCAACTGGGAAATTAAAAATTTCACCAGATTCGACTTTAAAATCAAAAGTTATCACGGATTCAACCCAAAATTTAAAAACAGTTGCTATGCCGGATTCTACAAAGAAATTAAATAATTCTCCGGACTCAACATTAAAAACCAAATTAAATTCGAGTGTTGATTCAACTAAAAATTTAATAAAGCCAGCATTACCGGATTCCACCAGATTAAAAACGATTAAGGCAAACGATTCAATTCCGAAAGGCGATACAAAATTAAATACTGCAAAAATTTTAGAAAAAGATTCAGTTAAAGCAAAAATTTCCATCGCAGATTCTATCCGGGCGAAAACGAAACTTGATTCTCTTAACAGGATAATTTTAATGTCCAAAGATTCAACAGCCCGGCTTAAATATTTCCATTATCATCGTGATGATTACCCCTATCTTCCATTTAGAGAGAAAAAACCATCCAGTTTTTTTGTACAACCTTCTCAAGGAACTATAACCCGTATTTCCACTTTAGATTCAGCGGCTACAAAAGTTACAATCAAAGAGATGATGGGCGGAAAGTCAATTCGACCGCAGCTTCAGATGCCGCTTGATGTTTACACCAAACTCCGTCTTGATGCAATAACGCGTGAATTATGGGAAGCAAAAGCTCATGAATATAAACTGGTAGATAAAAAGAAAGATCTAACCCAATTTATTACAGACATAACAAATATTGATATTCCGCTTCCAAGCACCCCGTTGTTAAGTATTTTTGGACCTCCAAAAATAAATTTGAAGATCAATGGTCAAGTTGATATTCACGGTGCATGGAGAAATGAAACTACAACAGGTATAACTACTTCAGCGCTAGGCAATACACGCAATGAACCCGACTTCAAACAGACGGTCGCTATAAATCTTGCAGGAACTATCGGAGACAAGCTAACTCTCGGCGCGGATTGGAATACAGAACGGCAATTTCAATATGAGAATCAGCTCAAGTTAAAATACACGGGTTACGAAGATGAAATAATTCAGAGTATAGAGGCAGGGAACGTTTCATTGCAAACTTCTCCATTGGTAGGCGGCAGCGAAGCTCTCTTTGGCGTTAAAGCTCAATTTAAGATAGGTCCTTTTAGTCTAACCGCTCTCGCTTCTCAAAAGAAAAGTGAAATTCAAGAAGTATCTGTAAGCGGAGGAGCTAAAGCCCAGACGTTTGAAATTCATGCATACGATTATTCACCTAACCACTTCTTCATTAACACAATATATACCGACCCCAAATTGAATATCTTTAACAACTATTTTGGAAATGCGATCCCGCGGGTTGTTGATTCCCTGCGTGTCAAAGATATTCAAGTTTGGAAGACAATAACGGGACTAGCAAACCCTAACGAAAGAAAAGGGAATGCATTTATAGATTTACCAAGAAGAATACCAGGGCAAAAGACATATGCTTCTACGTATCGGGACAGCACAGTAGAATCAGTTCCAGGAATAAAAGAAATTGATAGAAGGTTTATTTTGCTTCAGCCGGATGTTGATTACGTTCTTCATGCTGAAACCGGATTCATAACTTTTAAAACACAAATACAAGATCAGGATGCTATTGCAGTTGCCTTCCGTCTTGAAGGACCAACTACTGCTGCAGATGATGATATATATTACGGAGAATTTATAAATGATCTTCAAAGTGCAAATGTAAATCGCTTGGTGCTTCAACTTGTCAAACCGCCAAATCTTCAGCCGCAATTCAGACAAGCGTGGCAGTTGCAGCTTAAAAATATTTATCCGGTAGGGGGTCGCGATGTAAAAGAAGAAGGATTTAAGCTTGATATGAATTACCGTGTTGAGGGGCAAGAACTGCAGAATAATTATAATGGTATTAAACTTCTTGAAACGTTTGGTCTTGATAAAACCGATAAGAGTGGTACAAGCACACAACCCGATGGCGCATTCGATTTTTTCCCGACCCGTACAATATTTCCGAGTACAGGCGAAGTTGTTTTCCCTGTTCTTCAACCGTTTGGAAAAGACTTTCCGGCAATTTTACCTGATTCTTTAAAATACCAATCCATTTATGATACTTTGATAACTTTTGCAAAGCAGGACCGGTCAAAGGATAAATTTGTAATGGCTGGTGAATATTCTGCTTCAGTTAGTTCGAGTTACAATATTGGGTTTAATGTTGTAGAAAATTCCGTGAAAGTACTTTTGAATGGAAGTGCGGAGAAGGAAGGTATTGATTACACAGTTGATTATAATCTCGGGCAAATTCTTATTAGAGATGATAAAGCACTTGTACCCGGTGCAGATCTTAAAATTACTTATGAACAAAATGATCTTTTCCAACTCGCATCAAAAACATTGCTTGGATTCCGAGGTCTGTATGAATTCAACAGGGAGACTACACTCGGTTTTTCTATCTTAAATTTGAACCAGCAGACTCTAAGCGATAAAGTTAGAATTGGCGAAGAGCCAATGAATAATTCCATCTACGGAGCGGACTTTAAAACAAATATCAATCTTCCGTTTATCACAAAAGCTTTAGACAATGTAATTTCCACTAGCGCTCCTTCGAATCTGACTTTAAATGCCGAATATGCTTATATCAATCCCGATCCGAATACAAAGAAAAGTACAATTGCAAGCGATGGGGGAAGAAGTATTGCCTATGTGGATGATTTTGAAGGTGCTAAGAGAATTATTCCTCTTGGTATGGGCTACGGTCAATGGCACGATCTAAGTGTTCCGCTCAAATTACCACTGATTGGAGATTTAGAAAAATCAGTTCAAATGAATTACAAAGCCAAAACTTATTGGTACAACAGAACTCCTTCCGACGTAACCATAAAAGATATTTACGGAAATAGAAAAACAGCCGCTCCCGATGCATCATTAATTACGGCTCTCGATCTTGTTTTCGATCCGAGCATAAAAGGAACATACAATTGGGATTCTCATATTACGGAAGATAAAAATAAAAACTGGGGCGGCTTTATGAGAACACTTTCTTCAACTGCTAATAATTTGGTTGAAGAAAATATTGAATTTATTGAGTTCTGGTTAAAGACGAATGAAGCGCCTAATAATCTGAAAATAAATATCGATCTTGGTCAAGTTAGCGAAGATGTAATACCAAACAACAAACTTGATACCGAGGATAAAAATTCAAACGATCTTGTTGATCAAGGGGAAGATATCGGTATAGATGGATTGAAAGATGTTGATGAACCCGGATATGATGCAGCTACAAATCCAGACCCAAGCGGTGATGACTATTCATTCCAGCTCACACAAAATCCGGATTACTCTCATGTAAACGGCAATGAAGGGAATGCAGTTGCTATTGATCAGGGAAGGTTGCCTGACTCCGAAGATTTAAACAGAAATTTTACTCTCGACCGTACAGATAGTTATTACCGTTATGAAATACCAATTGATACAAGTCGTATTGCAAATAAATTTGTTCAAGGAGGCAACGCTGCATCCGGTTGGTATCTTTATAGAATTCCTTTAAAAGATTTTGTTGCAACATTCGGAAGTCCGAGTTTTTCCGTTGTTGAATTTATTCGCGTCTGGGTTTCCGGCTCCACTTCACCTGTGCATTTACGTTTTGCGGAAATGAATCTTGTTGGCAACCAATGGCAGAAAGTTTTGGTTCCGAATAAAGTTACTACAGCCGATACAGTTCTTACCGTCTCAACAATAAATATTGAAGATAACCCGGAATATGTTTCTCCTCCTGGAGTTTTCCGTGAAAAAGATAGAACCCAACCAAATTATGATATCTATAAAAACGAACAGGCCCTAAACCTAATTCTAACAAATCTTCAAGATGGGGATAGCAGGGAAGTTGTTCGTTATTTATACAAGCCGCTCGACGTATTCAATTATAAAGAGATGAAGTTGTTCATCCATTCGGATAAGAACGAAATGCCTGGATCGGTTTCTTACTACGACTCTACTAAACCGAATAATTATGGATCGGAGGTTTATCTTCGTTTCGGTTCCGATTCAACTAATTATTATGAATACCGACAGCCGGTAAGATATAACTCGGATCCAGCGAATAACGGTTGGGATGAAGTTAGTATGGTATTTTCAGAATTGACGGCGATCAAACAAAAGCGAGATTCATTAGCCTCAAAAAATCTTTATACTGTTGATGTTCCTGGTAAGAAGGGGCATACTTACGGTGTTAGGGGAGAACCGACGCTTACTAGAATATCGTTTTTTACAATTGGTATAATCAATCCACGCGATAAAGGAACACCAAATGCAACGGTTTCCGGCAGTGTTTGGATAAATGAACTTCGTGTACTGGATGCAGATGCTACAAAAGGTGGTGCATACAGCGCCAATGCTTCCTTAAAATTTGCAGACCTTCTAAATGTAAGTGGAAATATAAGTCGGACTGATCCGTATTTTCATTCGCTTGTGGACCGGTTTGGAAGCCGCGAAGATCATACTCAATGGGGAATTGCAGCTGATCTTGATGTTCTAAAACTTTTACCAGTCAACCTTCCGGGTAGTAATCTGAGAGTTTCTTACTCAAGAACGGAATTAAAAAATAATCCGTTGTATACTCCGGGTACCGACATTAAAATTTCGGAAGCTCAAACTCAATTGAGAAATCTACTTACAGAAAAAAATGTTGATCCGGTAGAAATTGACAGACAAGTAGCCGCATTGGTTGAGGATGCTCGAACTCAAAGTGTTTCAGAGAGCTGGAATCTTGCCAACATAAAAATCAAAATTCCAACGGAGCTTTGGTACATAAGAGATACATTTAACAATCTAAGTTTTTCATTTAATTACAATAAATCTACAGGCAGTTCTCCAACAGTTGTTCAAAATGAAAATTGGGTTTGGAATGCAAGCGCAAGTTATGCAGTGAACCTTAGCCGGGACCTTTATTTCAAACCGGTCGATATTCCGATTCTCGGAAGTTTGTTTGGTCTTTTTTCAGATTACCGCGATATGAAAATTTATTTTTTACCGCAGTCAATTACATCGCAGGTTACAGCCAATAGAAAATGGTCATTCTCACAAAGTAGGAATTTGAAAACTGTTACTGCGCCAAATATTTTAAGAGACTTCACAGCCACACGCGGCGCAGGTTTTAATTGGGCCATGACTGAAGGCGGATTCTTAAATCTATCTCTAAATTATAATTTTGATGTATCTTCTACTCTTGCATATCTGTTAACAACCGGAACTGATATTGAAAGGTCGGAAAGTGAAATTTGGCGAGATATCTTTGGCGGAAATCTTTTTGGAAAAGATTTTAATTACAAACAATCACTAGATCTTAAATCGAATCCTAAACTCCCGTCAATTTGGGATTTGAACCGGTTTATAACACTTAGCGCCGGTTATTCCGCCAACTATGCATGGCAAAATAATTTTACTCAGAAAGATTTGGGAAGAAGCGCTGGCTATACAAATAGAATTGCACTTGGATTCACCGTTCGCGTAAAATCAATTTTTGCTCCTTTATTTAAAGAGGAAAGTTCAATTCCTGCGTCATTGCCTGCTGCTGAAAGCGGCAAAATAGGTGGAAGAGGAAGACCTAGATCATCAACACAACAAAATGTTCAGGCCCATGTCGATGAATCGAAACCAATTACTAAAGATTCAACAAATATAAAAACGGATTCAACTGATATAGTAAAACAGGACAGTGTAACGGGACCAAATTCAATTCAGAAATCTTTAGAATTTTTGAAACTTGGAGTTAAATGGCTGCTGTTGGATTATGATAATGTTTCTGTCAACTTTTCGCAATCCAGCTCTTATACAGGCGGAGGAATTGCAGGCGAGGGAACGGGATTTAATAATTTCTGGGGTGTTGCTCAGAGTAATTCCAAAGGACCTTCACGAATGTTCATGCTTGGTCTATCAAATGATTTAGGCACGCGTGCACCGCTTGGAAATCTGCAGGATACCTATACACAGAAAAATGATCTGAGTTTTAAAACATCTCGGCCACTTTGGGAAGGCGCCCAATTGGATCTTAGCTGGTCGGTTGGTTGGAATATCAATAAAACTGCGACGATACAAACCGATTCGCTCGGAAATATTAATATCACAAATTTATTATCTACGGGGCAACTTGATAGATCATTTTTAAGTTTACCGCCAACATTACTATTTTCATTTCTAGGTAATGGAATTAAAAAAGTAAGTGAACTTTACAACCCGACCGCCGCTAATCCGGGACAAAATCTTTCGGATGCTTTCTTGAACGGATTCGAGACTTTTTCTGTTCTTTCTAAAATTCCAATTCTTGGAAAATTCGCAAAATATATTCCCCGTCCAAACTGGAGTTTTACGTGGAGCGGTCTTGAGAAATATTCAATATTTAGTTTTGCAAAACGGGTTCAAATAACTCATGTTTATACATCTAATTATAGTGAAGGATGGAGAATAAATCCTGATGGAGTTCAAGAAACGCAAACGCAAAGAGTAGATTACGCATTTGCACCTCTAGTCGGAATCAGCATGAATTTCGATCAATTTTTCGGTGGGAGTTTTCAAGGTAGTGTACGGTTCTCCACAAAATCATCCTTCAGCCTTGGTGTATCAACACAGAATATTACAGAAGCTTATTCGAGAGATATTAATATTTCAGCTAGTTATACCAAATCCGGGTTCGAACTTCCGCTCTTCGGAATCTCTTTAAAGAACGATTTGGAAATTTCTTTTTCATATACAAGCGGCAAAACTTCAAGCATTATTTATGACATGATGAAATTTATAGAGAGCGGTACTCCACAGGACGGAAAGACGAACACGGTAATTGAACCGAAGATCAGATATGTAATGAGCCAAAGTGTGTCTCTTACAATTTTCTACAGAAGGACGACTATCGAACCGGAAGGCGCTTCAAGAATTCCTCCCACGACTACAAATGAGGCCGGTGTTGATGTTCGTATAACAATTGCACCAAGGTAATTTATAAGCTATGAAAAAAAATAAAATTTTATGGGTTGATGATGAGATTGAATTACTTCGATCTCACATTATTTTTCTTAATGAAAAAGGTTATGAAGTTTCCACCGTCACAAATGGTCAGGACGCAATTTCCGAGGTAAGAGAAAATCAATTCGATTTGATCTTTCTTGATGAAATGATGGCAGGTATCGGCGGACTCGAAACACTGGCTCAAATAAAAGAGATCAATCCAAACATTCCGGTTGTAATGGTTACTAAAAGCGAAGAAGAATCGTTGATGCATGACGCAATCGGAAGTAAGATAAGTGATTACTTGATAAAACCGGTCCTTCCTTCGCAAGTTCTTATGGTCTGCAAAAAAATTCTTGAGCAGAAAAAAATTTCCGGCGAGTACGTTGCAAAAGATTATCTCCACGATTTTAATGAAATCTCACGCAGGCTTTTACTCGACCCGGATTATGATGATTGGATCGACATCTATTTGAAACTGACCAACTGGGATATGGAACTTGATACTCATCCGGAAGTTGATCTTCGTCAGACTCTTGTTGAACAGCGGAAAGAATGCAACCAAGAGTTTAGTAAATATGTAGAAAAAAAAT
The sequence above is drawn from the Ignavibacteriales bacterium genome and encodes:
- a CDS encoding 4-hydroxybutyrate CoA-transferase; the encoded protein is MTLEEIKIIKPGNAPWVKRYNSRLVSADEAVKVIKSKDKLIIQPGCAAPFELINAMVRRKDELNDVEIYHILVVGDIPYAKPGMEKHFKHKAFFIGANSRSAVNDGRAEFIPIFLSEVTMLFKRGVIQADVALIHVSPPDEHGFCSYGIDVGNIKTPAEKAKCVIAQVNKNMPRALGNSFIHVNKIDFIVEVDAPLSELPQIDPDATPETLEIYDKIGQHVAEMIEDGSTLQMGIGAIPDAVLKYLHNKNDLGVHTEMFSDGLIKLVEEGVVNGEKKTLHLGKIIAGFVLGTKRAFDFIDNNPVFEFHPQEYVNDPFLISKNDKMVAINSAIEIDLTGQVCSDSIGTKFFSGIGGQVDFVRGAAHSEGGKPIIALPSATKDLKFSKIVSTLKPGAGVVTSRGDVHYVVTEYGTAYLFGKSIQERVRALINISHPLFRDELSEFAKKTYHI
- a CDS encoding metallophosphoesterase → MIAVIGDIHGCYYTLASLYQKIIFSYPNIPIYTVGDLVDRGNHSCEVFNFILENNIIFTPGNHDYMFYHFFKEPQSVFARSWFFNGNESTLESYENREKEMFQHVEAIRQAQLYYNLPDCFISHAGISAQYEKYLPSNYRDNLDIVDSYIKNDLRSDRGILWTRDSLLNIGKLQIVGHTTKHEITLVEDSNTVYIDTGVFLGNKLSAVIVHESNIIATLEEKTHMEDIIKY
- the sprA gene encoding cell surface protein SprA — its product is MVPFFIIAVSVFFGFRDTDNLISKPLLFDDFINHFSPIYNSSSLPGNSITDNQDNFDFRGSSFGIPDSTGKLKISPDSTLKSKVITDSTQNLKTVAMPDSTKKLNNSPDSTLKTKLNSSVDSTKNLIKPALPDSTRLKTIKANDSIPKGDTKLNTAKILEKDSVKAKISIADSIRAKTKLDSLNRIILMSKDSTARLKYFHYHRDDYPYLPFREKKPSSFFVQPSQGTITRISTLDSAATKVTIKEMMGGKSIRPQLQMPLDVYTKLRLDAITRELWEAKAHEYKLVDKKKDLTQFITDITNIDIPLPSTPLLSIFGPPKINLKINGQVDIHGAWRNETTTGITTSALGNTRNEPDFKQTVAINLAGTIGDKLTLGADWNTERQFQYENQLKLKYTGYEDEIIQSIEAGNVSLQTSPLVGGSEALFGVKAQFKIGPFSLTALASQKKSEIQEVSVSGGAKAQTFEIHAYDYSPNHFFINTIYTDPKLNIFNNYFGNAIPRVVDSLRVKDIQVWKTITGLANPNERKGNAFIDLPRRIPGQKTYASTYRDSTVESVPGIKEIDRRFILLQPDVDYVLHAETGFITFKTQIQDQDAIAVAFRLEGPTTAADDDIYYGEFINDLQSANVNRLVLQLVKPPNLQPQFRQAWQLQLKNIYPVGGRDVKEEGFKLDMNYRVEGQELQNNYNGIKLLETFGLDKTDKSGTSTQPDGAFDFFPTRTIFPSTGEVVFPVLQPFGKDFPAILPDSLKYQSIYDTLITFAKQDRSKDKFVMAGEYSASVSSSYNIGFNVVENSVKVLLNGSAEKEGIDYTVDYNLGQILIRDDKALVPGADLKITYEQNDLFQLASKTLLGFRGLYEFNRETTLGFSILNLNQQTLSDKVRIGEEPMNNSIYGADFKTNINLPFITKALDNVISTSAPSNLTLNAEYAYINPDPNTKKSTIASDGGRSIAYVDDFEGAKRIIPLGMGYGQWHDLSVPLKLPLIGDLEKSVQMNYKAKTYWYNRTPSDVTIKDIYGNRKTAAPDASLITALDLVFDPSIKGTYNWDSHITEDKNKNWGGFMRTLSSTANNLVEENIEFIEFWLKTNEAPNNLKINIDLGQVSEDVIPNNKLDTEDKNSNDLVDQGEDIGIDGLKDVDEPGYDAATNPDPSGDDYSFQLTQNPDYSHVNGNEGNAVAIDQGRLPDSEDLNRNFTLDRTDSYYRYEIPIDTSRIANKFVQGGNAASGWYLYRIPLKDFVATFGSPSFSVVEFIRVWVSGSTSPVHLRFAEMNLVGNQWQKVLVPNKVTTADTVLTVSTINIEDNPEYVSPPGVFREKDRTQPNYDIYKNEQALNLILTNLQDGDSREVVRYLYKPLDVFNYKEMKLFIHSDKNEMPGSVSYYDSTKPNNYGSEVYLRFGSDSTNYYEYRQPVRYNSDPANNGWDEVSMVFSELTAIKQKRDSLASKNLYTVDVPGKKGHTYGVRGEPTLTRISFFTIGIINPRDKGTPNATVSGSVWINELRVLDADATKGGAYSANASLKFADLLNVSGNISRTDPYFHSLVDRFGSREDHTQWGIAADLDVLKLLPVNLPGSNLRVSYSRTELKNNPLYTPGTDIKISEAQTQLRNLLTEKNVDPVEIDRQVAALVEDARTQSVSESWNLANIKIKIPTELWYIRDTFNNLSFSFNYNKSTGSSPTVVQNENWVWNASASYAVNLSRDLYFKPVDIPILGSLFGLFSDYRDMKIYFLPQSITSQVTANRKWSFSQSRNLKTVTAPNILRDFTATRGAGFNWAMTEGGFLNLSLNYNFDVSSTLAYLLTTGTDIERSESEIWRDIFGGNLFGKDFNYKQSLDLKSNPKLPSIWDLNRFITLSAGYSANYAWQNNFTQKDLGRSAGYTNRIALGFTVRVKSIFAPLFKEESSIPASLPAAESGKIGGRGRPRSSTQQNVQAHVDESKPITKDSTNIKTDSTDIVKQDSVTGPNSIQKSLEFLKLGVKWLLLDYDNVSVNFSQSSSYTGGGIAGEGTGFNNFWGVAQSNSKGPSRMFMLGLSNDLGTRAPLGNLQDTYTQKNDLSFKTSRPLWEGAQLDLSWSVGWNINKTATIQTDSLGNINITNLLSTGQLDRSFLSLPPTLLFSFLGNGIKKVSELYNPTAANPGQNLSDAFLNGFETFSVLSKIPILGKFAKYIPRPNWSFTWSGLEKYSIFSFAKRVQITHVYTSNYSEGWRINPDGVQETQTQRVDYAFAPLVGISMNFDQFFGGSFQGSVRFSTKSSFSLGVSTQNITEAYSRDINISASYTKSGFELPLFGISLKNDLEISFSYTSGKTSSIIYDMMKFIESGTPQDGKTNTVIEPKIRYVMSQSVSLTIFYRRTTIEPEGASRIPPTTTNEAGVDVRITIAPR